From one Streptomyces sp. NBC_01478 genomic stretch:
- a CDS encoding glycine hydroxymethyltransferase yields the protein MPDNSVPLSRESTAFRAALDVIRAVEPRVADAIGQEVADQREMLKLIASENYASPATLLAMGNWFSDKYAEGTIGRRFYAGCRNVDTVESLAAEHARELFGARHAYVQPHSGIDANLVAFWSILADRVEVPALAKAGVRQVNDLSDADWAELRQAFGNQRMLGMSLDAGGHLTHGFRPNISGKMFDQRSYGTDPVTGLIDYEALRASAREFKPLIIVGGYSAYPRLVNFRIMREIADEVGATLMVDMAHFAGLVAGKVLTGDFDPVPHAQIVTTTTHKSLRGPRGGMVLCDDSLKDQVDRGCPMVLGGPLPHVMAAKAVALAEARQPSFQDYAQRIVDNSRALADGLMRRGATLVTGGTDNHLNLIDVASSYGLTGRQAEAALLDSGIVTNRNAIPADPNGAWYTSGIRIGTPALTTRGLGTAEMDEVASLIDRVLTSTEPGTTKSGAPSKASHVLDEKISDEISRRATDLVAGFSLYPEIDLG from the coding sequence ATGCCCGACAATTCTGTGCCCCTCTCCCGCGAGTCCACCGCCTTCCGTGCCGCCCTCGATGTGATCCGTGCCGTCGAGCCGCGCGTCGCCGACGCCATCGGCCAGGAAGTCGCCGACCAGCGCGAGATGCTCAAGCTGATCGCCTCCGAGAACTACGCCTCCCCGGCCACCCTGCTGGCCATGGGCAACTGGTTCAGCGACAAGTACGCCGAGGGCACCATCGGCCGCCGCTTCTACGCCGGCTGTCGCAACGTCGACACCGTCGAGTCCCTCGCCGCCGAGCACGCGCGCGAACTCTTCGGCGCCCGCCACGCCTACGTCCAGCCGCACTCCGGCATCGACGCCAACCTCGTCGCCTTCTGGTCGATCCTCGCCGACCGCGTCGAGGTCCCGGCCCTCGCGAAGGCGGGCGTCCGCCAGGTCAACGACCTCTCCGACGCCGACTGGGCCGAACTCCGCCAGGCCTTCGGCAACCAGCGCATGCTCGGCATGTCCCTGGACGCAGGCGGCCACCTCACCCACGGCTTCCGCCCCAACATCTCCGGCAAGATGTTCGACCAGCGCTCCTACGGCACCGACCCCGTCACCGGCCTCATCGACTACGAGGCCCTGCGCGCCTCCGCTCGTGAGTTCAAGCCGCTGATCATCGTCGGCGGCTACTCCGCCTACCCCCGCCTGGTGAACTTCCGCATCATGCGCGAGATCGCGGACGAGGTCGGCGCGACCCTCATGGTCGACATGGCGCACTTCGCCGGCCTGGTCGCGGGCAAGGTGCTGACCGGTGACTTCGACCCGGTACCGCACGCCCAGATCGTCACCACCACCACCCACAAGTCGCTGCGCGGCCCGCGCGGCGGCATGGTCCTGTGCGACGACTCCCTCAAGGACCAGGTCGACCGCGGCTGCCCGATGGTCCTCGGCGGCCCGCTCCCGCACGTCATGGCCGCCAAGGCCGTCGCCCTCGCCGAGGCCAGGCAGCCCTCCTTCCAGGACTACGCCCAGCGCATCGTCGACAACTCCCGCGCGCTGGCGGACGGCCTGATGCGCCGGGGCGCCACCCTCGTCACCGGCGGCACCGACAACCACCTCAACCTGATCGACGTCGCCTCCTCCTACGGCCTCACCGGCCGCCAGGCCGAGGCCGCCCTCCTCGACTCGGGCATCGTCACCAACCGCAACGCCATCCCCGCCGACCCCAACGGCGCCTGGTACACCTCGGGCATCCGCATCGGCACGCCCGCCCTGACCACCCGCGGCCTGGGCACGGCGGAGATGGACGAGGTCGCGTCCCTGATCGACCGTGTCCTCACCTCCACGGAGCCGGGCACGACGAAGTCGGGAGCGCCGAGCAAGGCGAGCCACGTCCTGGACGAGAAGATCTCCGACGAGATCTCCCGCAGGGCGACGGACCTGGTGGCCGGCTTCTCGTTGTACCCGGAGATCGACCTCGGCTGA
- the trpS gene encoding tryptophan--tRNA ligase has protein sequence MLSGIQPTAGSFHLGNYLGAVRQWVALQESHDAFYMVVDLHAITVPQDPADLRANTRLATAQLLAAGLEPDRCTLFVQSHVPEHAQLAWVMNCLTGFGEAARMTQFKDKSAKQGSDRASVGLFTYPILQVADILLYQANEVPVGEDQRQHVELTRDLAERFNGRFGETFTIPKPYILKETAKIYDLQDPSIKMSKSASTPKGLINLLDDPKATAKKVKSAVTDTDTVIRFDPEHKPGVSNLLTIHSTLTGRSVAELEQDYEGKMYGALKTDLAEIMVEFVTPFRERTQQYLDDPETLDSILAKGAEKARAVAAETLAQAYDRVGFLPAKH, from the coding sequence GTGCTCTCCGGAATCCAGCCCACCGCAGGCTCGTTCCACCTCGGTAACTACCTCGGCGCCGTCCGCCAGTGGGTGGCCCTGCAGGAGTCCCACGACGCGTTCTACATGGTCGTCGACCTGCACGCGATCACGGTCCCGCAGGACCCGGCGGACCTGCGCGCCAACACCCGGCTCGCCACCGCGCAGTTGCTGGCCGCCGGTCTCGAGCCGGACCGCTGCACGCTCTTCGTCCAGAGCCATGTCCCCGAGCACGCCCAGCTCGCCTGGGTCATGAACTGCCTGACCGGCTTCGGCGAGGCCGCCCGTATGACCCAGTTCAAGGACAAGTCCGCCAAGCAGGGCTCGGACCGCGCGTCCGTCGGCCTGTTCACGTACCCGATCCTCCAGGTCGCCGACATCCTGCTCTACCAGGCGAACGAGGTGCCGGTCGGCGAGGACCAGCGCCAGCACGTCGAGCTGACCCGCGACCTCGCCGAGCGCTTCAACGGCCGCTTCGGCGAGACCTTCACGATCCCGAAGCCGTACATCCTCAAGGAGACGGCGAAGATCTACGACCTTCAGGACCCGTCGATCAAGATGAGCAAGTCGGCGTCCACCCCGAAGGGCCTGATCAACCTCCTCGACGACCCGAAGGCGACCGCCAAGAAGGTCAAGAGCGCGGTCACCGACACCGACACCGTGATCCGCTTCGACCCGGAGCACAAGCCGGGCGTCAGCAACCTGCTCACCATCCACTCGACCCTCACCGGCAGGTCGGTCGCCGAGCTGGAGCAGGACTACGAGGGCAAGATGTACGGCGCCCTCAAGACGGACCTCGCCGAGATCATGGTCGAGTTCGTGACGCCGTTCCGGGAGCGCACCCAGCAGTATCTGGACGACCCGGAGACGCTCGACTCGATCCTGGCCAAGGGCGCGGAGAAGGCGCGAGCCGTCGCGGCCGAGACCCTCGCCCAGGCGTACGACCGGGTCGGCTTCCTGCCCGCCAAGCACTGA
- a CDS encoding 2'-5' RNA ligase family protein translates to MGTVTIGVSIAVPEPHGSLLQERRAGFGDAAAHGIPTHVTLLPPTEVDAAQLPAIEAHLVDAAGAGRPFPMRLSGTGTFRPLSPVVYVQVVEGGAACTWLQKQIRAASGPLARELHFPYHPHVTVAHGIDDASMDRAFEALADYCAQWSCTGFALYEQGPDGVWRQLREFTFGGAVVPPQAAHTERGTIPSH, encoded by the coding sequence GTGGGGACCGTAACGATCGGCGTGTCGATCGCGGTCCCGGAGCCTCACGGCAGCCTGCTCCAGGAGCGGCGCGCGGGCTTCGGCGACGCCGCGGCCCACGGCATCCCCACGCATGTCACGCTGTTGCCGCCGACCGAGGTGGACGCCGCCCAACTGCCCGCGATCGAGGCCCACTTGGTCGACGCCGCCGGCGCCGGGCGCCCCTTCCCGATGCGGCTGTCCGGCACCGGGACCTTCCGGCCGCTGTCCCCGGTCGTCTACGTCCAGGTGGTCGAGGGCGGTGCCGCCTGCACCTGGCTGCAGAAGCAGATCCGTGCCGCCTCCGGGCCGCTGGCACGCGAGCTGCACTTCCCGTACCACCCGCACGTCACCGTGGCGCACGGCATCGACGACGCGTCGATGGACCGCGCCTTCGAAGCGCTCGCCGACTACTGCGCCCAGTGGTCGTGCACCGGCTTCGCGCTCTACGAACAGGGCCCCGACGGCGTCTGGCGCCAACTGCGCGAGTTCACCTTCGGCGGAGCCGTCGTACCGCCCCAGGCGGCCCACACCGAGCGCGGCACGATCCCCAGCCACTAG
- a CDS encoding decaprenylphospho-beta-D-erythro-pentofuranosid-2-ulose 2-reductase gives MRPPQSLLVLGGTSRIALATARRLIARRTRTVWLAGRPSPALESAASQLRALGAEVHTVAFDALDPDSHETVLGKVFAEGDIDMVLLAFGVLGDQARDERDPAAAVRVARTNYVGAVSSGLISARALQSQGHGSLVVLSSVAGERARRSNFIYGSSKAGLDTFAQGLGDALYGTGVHVMVVRPGLVRSRTMADPRAASLTTTPEAVATAVELGLRRGSETVWVPGALRVLTSALRHLPRELFRRLAV, from the coding sequence ATGCGTCCTCCACAGTCCCTGCTCGTCCTCGGCGGTACGTCCCGGATCGCGCTGGCCACCGCCCGCCGGCTGATCGCCCGCCGCACCCGCACGGTATGGCTGGCGGGCCGCCCGTCGCCCGCCCTGGAGAGTGCCGCTTCCCAACTGCGTGCCCTGGGGGCCGAGGTCCACACGGTCGCCTTCGACGCGCTCGACCCCGACTCCCACGAGACCGTGCTCGGCAAGGTCTTCGCCGAGGGCGACATCGACATGGTGCTGCTCGCCTTCGGCGTCCTCGGCGACCAGGCCCGGGACGAACGCGACCCGGCCGCCGCGGTGCGCGTCGCGCGGACCAACTACGTCGGCGCCGTCTCGTCCGGCCTGATCAGCGCCCGGGCCCTGCAGAGCCAGGGCCACGGCTCCCTGGTGGTGCTCTCCTCGGTCGCCGGCGAGCGGGCCCGCCGCTCGAACTTCATCTACGGCTCCAGCAAGGCCGGCCTCGACACCTTCGCGCAGGGGCTGGGCGACGCGCTGTACGGCACGGGCGTGCACGTGATGGTCGTACGCCCGGGGCTCGTACGGTCGAGGACCATGGCCGACCCGAGGGCGGCCTCCCTCACGACCACTCCCGAAGCCGTCGCCACGGCCGTCGAACTGGGCCTGCGCCGGGGCTCGGAGACGGTGTGGGTGCCGGGGGCGCTGCGCGTGCTGACGTCGGCGCTGCGGCACCTGCCACGGGAGCTGTTCCGACGGCTGGCGGTCTGA
- a CDS encoding YihY/virulence factor BrkB family protein has translation MDWLKKLPFVGPLVARLMRTHAWRSYERLDRVKWSQLAAAMTFISFIALFPLLTVAAAIAAATLSADQQHELQDKIAEQVPGISDQLNIGSLVDNAGTVGLIAGAVLLFTGIGWVGSMRECLRAVWELPDRDENPLLRKLIDTGVLIGLGGAVLATIAVSTVASALVDWINGELGIAQGGWGGILLRIAAFAVAVLADFLLLLYVLTLLPGVEPPRRRLFVAALIGAVGFELLKLLLSGYIQGVAAKSMYGAFGVPVALLLWMNFTSKLVLFCAAWTATPSKDDPDDDDDDDYDPADETENPKVRDEGDDGPAPAAASAG, from the coding sequence ATGGACTGGCTGAAAAAGCTCCCCTTCGTCGGGCCGCTGGTGGCGCGTCTGATGCGCACGCACGCGTGGCGGTCGTACGAGCGGCTGGACCGCGTGAAGTGGTCGCAGCTCGCCGCCGCCATGACGTTCATCAGCTTCATCGCGCTGTTCCCGCTGCTGACCGTGGCCGCCGCGATCGCCGCCGCCACCCTGAGCGCCGATCAACAGCACGAACTCCAGGACAAGATCGCCGAGCAGGTGCCGGGCATCTCCGACCAGCTCAACATCGGTTCCCTGGTCGACAACGCGGGCACCGTGGGGCTCATCGCCGGTGCCGTCCTGCTGTTCACCGGCATCGGCTGGGTCGGCTCGATGCGGGAGTGTCTGCGCGCGGTGTGGGAGCTGCCCGACCGCGACGAGAACCCCCTCCTGCGCAAGCTCATCGACACCGGGGTGCTGATCGGCCTGGGCGGCGCCGTCCTCGCGACGATCGCCGTCTCCACCGTCGCCTCCGCACTGGTCGACTGGATCAACGGCGAACTGGGCATCGCCCAGGGCGGCTGGGGCGGCATCCTGCTGCGCATCGCGGCGTTCGCCGTCGCCGTACTCGCCGACTTCCTGCTCCTGCTGTACGTCCTGACCCTGCTGCCCGGCGTCGAGCCCCCGCGCCGCCGGCTCTTCGTGGCCGCGCTGATCGGCGCGGTCGGCTTCGAACTGCTGAAGCTGCTGCTCAGCGGCTACATCCAGGGCGTGGCCGCGAAGAGCATGTACGGCGCGTTCGGCGTCCCCGTGGCGCTGCTGCTGTGGATGAACTTCACCTCGAAGCTGGTCCTGTTCTGTGCCGCCTGGACGGCGACGCCGAGCAAGGACGACCCCGATGACGACGACGATGACGACTACGACCCGGCCGACGAGACCGAGAACCCGAAGGTCAGGGACGAGGGCGACGACGGACCAGCTCCGGCAGCGGCCAGCGCCGGTTGA
- a CDS encoding D-alanyl-D-alanine carboxypeptidase family protein — MPAPLQTIRRSLLVLSAALSSLALTAPVALAAPSPTPTPSATPTATPTATASPGSTATPGSSATPTATPPANMSSVGGSRLGMAGTQVNLAAGVPVLPQDVTARSWIVSDAESGAVLASHNAHWRLPPASTLKMLFADTVLPKFPRTTEHKVVASDLAGMGAGSSVVPIKEGESYTVRDLWLGVFLRSGNDAVHVLAHMNGGVDKTVADMNTHAQDLQALDTRVVTPDGYDEPGQVSSAYDLTLFARSGLQKKDFREYCSTVSVKFPGETTKVKGKSVRGTFDIRNTNRLLSGDSDVSVYPGIAGVKNGNTTNAGATFTGVAERNGKVLLVTVMNPEKDEHNEVYKEAAKILDWGFQADGKVQPVGELVAPKNVPQTSAQPGATASGEAGGDTAAKPSASSAASAAEEDGSSGVGIALAVVGGLLVLLAGGVFLVNRRWPLPELVRRRPRP, encoded by the coding sequence GTGCCCGCTCCACTGCAGACCATCAGGCGATCCCTGCTGGTGCTTTCCGCCGCCCTGTCGTCCCTCGCGCTGACCGCGCCCGTCGCCCTCGCGGCGCCGAGTCCGACTCCCACCCCGAGTGCGACTCCGACCGCGACGCCGACCGCGACCGCGAGTCCGGGTTCGACCGCGACGCCGGGTTCGTCGGCGACTCCTACGGCCACTCCCCCGGCGAACATGTCGTCGGTGGGCGGCAGCCGTCTCGGCATGGCGGGGACGCAGGTCAATCTGGCGGCGGGCGTCCCGGTGCTGCCGCAGGACGTGACCGCGCGGTCGTGGATCGTGAGCGACGCCGAGTCGGGCGCGGTGCTCGCCTCGCACAACGCGCACTGGCGGCTGCCTCCGGCGAGCACCCTGAAGATGCTGTTCGCGGACACCGTGCTGCCGAAGTTCCCGAGGACGACCGAGCACAAGGTCGTCGCGTCCGACCTGGCCGGCATGGGCGCCGGTTCCAGCGTGGTGCCGATAAAGGAGGGCGAGAGCTACACGGTCCGCGACCTGTGGCTCGGTGTCTTCCTGCGCTCCGGCAACGACGCGGTGCACGTCCTGGCGCACATGAACGGCGGCGTCGACAAGACCGTCGCCGACATGAACACGCACGCCCAGGACCTCCAGGCGCTGGACACGCGCGTGGTGACACCGGACGGCTACGACGAGCCGGGGCAGGTCTCGTCGGCGTACGACCTGACGCTGTTCGCGCGCTCCGGGCTGCAGAAGAAGGACTTCCGGGAGTACTGCTCGACGGTGAGCGTGAAGTTCCCGGGCGAGACCACGAAGGTGAAGGGCAAGTCGGTCCGCGGGACCTTCGACATCCGCAACACCAACCGGCTGCTGAGCGGTGACTCGGACGTGTCGGTGTACCCGGGCATCGCGGGCGTCAAGAACGGCAACACCACCAACGCGGGCGCCACCTTCACCGGCGTCGCCGAGCGCAACGGCAAGGTGCTCCTGGTCACCGTCATGAACCCGGAGAAGGACGAGCACAACGAGGTCTACAAGGAGGCCGCCAAGATCCTCGACTGGGGCTTCCAGGCGGACGGGAAGGTGCAGCCGGTGGGTGAGCTGGTCGCGCCGAAGAACGTGCCGCAGACGAGCGCGCAGCCGGGTGCCACGGCCTCCGGGGAGGCGGGCGGCGACACGGCCGCGAAGCCGTCCGCGAGTTCCGCGGCCTCGGCCGCCGAGGAGGACGGTTCGAGCGGGGTCGGGATCGCGCTCGCGGTCGTCGGCGGGCTGCTGGTGCTGCTGGCCGGTGGTGTCTTCCTGGTCAACCGGCGCTGGCCGCTGCCGGAGCTGGTCCGTCGTCGCCCTCGTCCCTGA
- a CDS encoding SCO4848 family membrane protein — translation MKLSRPVSWFLLAFGVWSWIIWVTFVKNLVADGSGLAFDDGRPTAYFWVHLTLAVVSFVLGTVIGGLGLRGLRALRETS, via the coding sequence ATGAAGCTCAGCCGCCCCGTCTCCTGGTTCCTGCTCGCCTTCGGGGTGTGGAGCTGGATCATCTGGGTCACTTTCGTCAAGAATCTCGTCGCGGACGGCAGCGGCCTGGCCTTCGACGACGGCCGCCCGACGGCCTACTTCTGGGTGCATCTGACCCTGGCCGTCGTGTCCTTCGTATTGGGGACGGTCATCGGGGGCCTCGGGTTGCGTGGACTGCGCGCACTGCGCGAGACGTCATAG
- a CDS encoding metallophosphoesterase translates to MAIVVIAFVALVALAVLGGAHWYVWRRLVRDTTRAWGPARVTGTVVLAAAPLLMVAALATERGGAPFWLQRVLGWPGFLWMALLIYLLLAVLAGEVLRPLLRRFLERRGQAGTVVEETPSRASEEPQTLAPSRRLFVSKVVGGAAAAAAVGTVGYGTYGVLRGPSVKRVTVPLAKLPRSAHGFRIAVVSDIHLGPVLGRGFAQKVVDTINSTQPDLIAVVGDLVDGSVKNLGPAAAPLAQLRARHGSFFVTGNHEYFSGAEQWLEEVRRLGIHPLENARTELPGFDLAGVNDLQGESEGQGPDFGKALGDRDTTRACVLLAHQPVQIHEAVQHAVDLQLSGHTHGGQLWPGNFIAAAANPTVAGLERYGDTELYVSRGAGAWGPPTRVGAPSDITVVELASKQA, encoded by the coding sequence GTGGCCATCGTCGTCATCGCTTTCGTCGCCCTGGTCGCCCTCGCCGTCCTCGGCGGGGCGCACTGGTACGTCTGGCGCCGCCTCGTCCGCGACACCACGCGCGCGTGGGGCCCGGCCCGCGTCACCGGCACGGTCGTGCTCGCGGCCGCTCCGCTGCTGATGGTCGCGGCCCTGGCCACCGAGCGCGGCGGCGCGCCCTTCTGGCTCCAGCGCGTCCTGGGCTGGCCGGGCTTCCTGTGGATGGCCCTGCTGATCTACCTGCTGCTGGCCGTCCTCGCGGGTGAGGTCCTACGGCCGCTGCTGCGCCGGTTCCTGGAACGGCGCGGGCAGGCCGGGACGGTCGTAGAAGAGACGCCGTCCCGGGCTTCGGAAGAACCGCAGACCCTCGCCCCCTCCCGTCGGCTCTTCGTCTCCAAGGTCGTCGGGGGCGCGGCTGCCGCTGCCGCCGTGGGGACCGTCGGATACGGCACCTACGGCGTGCTGCGCGGGCCGAGCGTCAAGCGGGTCACCGTGCCGTTGGCCAAGCTGCCGCGGTCCGCGCACGGGTTCAGGATCGCGGTCGTCAGTGACATCCACCTGGGGCCCGTCCTGGGGCGGGGATTCGCGCAGAAGGTCGTCGACACGATCAACTCGACGCAGCCCGACCTCATCGCGGTCGTGGGCGACCTGGTGGACGGGAGCGTCAAGAATCTGGGGCCCGCAGCGGCTCCCTTGGCCCAACTGCGGGCGCGGCACGGGTCGTTCTTCGTCACCGGGAACCACGAGTACTTCTCCGGCGCCGAACAGTGGCTGGAAGAGGTCCGCAGGCTCGGGATCCACCCCCTGGAGAACGCCCGTACCGAACTCCCCGGGTTCGACCTCGCCGGGGTCAACGACCTCCAGGGCGAGAGCGAGGGACAGGGGCCCGACTTCGGGAAGGCGCTCGGCGATCGTGACACCACGCGCGCGTGCGTGCTTCTCGCGCATCAGCCCGTGCAGATCCACGAGGCCGTGCAGCACGCCGTCGACCTCCAGCTCTCCGGCCACACCCACGGCGGCCAGTTGTGGCCCGGCAACTTCATCGCGGCGGCGGCCAATCCGACGGTCGCCGGCCTGGAGCGCTACGGCGACACCGAGCTGTACGTCAGCAGGGGCGCGGGCGCGTGGGGACCGCCGACGCGGGTGGGGGCGCCGTCGGACATCACGGTCGTCGAACTCGCCTCGAAACAGGCCTAG
- a CDS encoding ABC transporter substrate-binding protein — translation MRSVRIRILATLLVLAAVGVGGWQLLPSDGSKNKTITVGTTDAVTSLDPAAAYDAGSWALYSNVFQSLMTFDSGGTTPVPDAAKSCAFVGGGLRTYRCVVREGLTFPSGRSMTAEDVKYSFDRVKKINSDVGPVALLSTLGSVDASGMTVTFHLSSPDATFPFKVATGAGAIVDSTKYPKDAPRNGFRVDGTGPYNLSTYTKDKKAVLSPNGHYKGAVKNTGSPIELRYYADSDALQKAYQAKQVEVATRQLPPKMLSGLSASDPDQRVSEADSSETRNLYLNTRKGMPLHDVLVRRAMAWLINREQLAATVYDDTVDPLYSLIPAGLVGHTTSFFDDYPSQSTKKAKALLEEAGVSLPVTFTYGYGIGHGAGAEEAAELKKQLEAGGLFKVNVKGFEWTDFQKRWATGKLDAYAVGWVADYPDPDTFGSPLVGTGSTMNTGYSNKLVDQLILSSQQYADRSRVDGDFRDLQSDVAADVPLIPLWQRKEYVVSSEDVGGISYLTDGTGVFRLWALDWI, via the coding sequence ATGCGGTCGGTTCGCATACGGATTCTCGCGACGCTGCTGGTTCTGGCGGCCGTGGGAGTCGGGGGCTGGCAGTTGCTGCCCTCGGACGGGAGCAAGAACAAGACGATCACGGTCGGGACGACGGACGCTGTCACGTCCCTCGACCCGGCAGCCGCCTACGACGCCGGTTCCTGGGCGTTGTACAGCAACGTCTTCCAGTCACTGATGACCTTCGACTCGGGCGGTACGACACCCGTGCCGGACGCGGCCAAGAGCTGCGCGTTCGTGGGCGGCGGGCTGCGGACGTACCGCTGTGTGGTGCGCGAGGGGCTCACCTTCCCGAGCGGGCGCTCGATGACCGCCGAGGACGTCAAGTACTCCTTCGACCGGGTCAAGAAGATCAACTCCGATGTGGGTCCGGTGGCGCTGCTCTCCACGCTCGGCTCGGTCGACGCCTCCGGGATGACCGTCACCTTCCATCTGTCGTCGCCGGACGCCACGTTCCCGTTCAAGGTGGCCACCGGCGCCGGTGCGATCGTCGACAGCACCAAGTACCCGAAGGACGCCCCGCGCAACGGCTTCCGGGTCGACGGCACCGGGCCGTACAACCTGTCGACGTATACGAAGGACAAGAAGGCGGTCCTTTCGCCGAACGGCCACTACAAGGGTGCGGTCAAGAACACCGGGAGCCCGATCGAGCTGCGCTACTACGCCGACTCGGACGCGCTCCAGAAGGCGTACCAGGCGAAGCAGGTCGAGGTCGCCACCCGCCAGTTGCCGCCGAAGATGCTCTCCGGGCTCTCGGCGAGCGACCCGGACCAGCGGGTGTCGGAGGCGGACAGCTCCGAGACCCGCAACCTGTACCTCAACACCCGTAAGGGCATGCCCCTGCACGACGTCCTGGTGCGGCGGGCGATGGCCTGGCTGATCAACCGCGAACAACTGGCCGCCACGGTGTACGACGACACGGTCGACCCGCTGTACTCGCTGATCCCCGCCGGTCTCGTCGGCCACACGACGTCCTTCTTCGACGACTACCCCTCGCAGAGCACCAAGAAGGCGAAGGCCCTCCTCGAAGAGGCCGGTGTCTCCCTCCCGGTCACCTTCACCTACGGCTACGGCATCGGGCACGGTGCCGGCGCCGAGGAGGCCGCCGAGCTGAAGAAGCAGTTGGAGGCGGGCGGGCTCTTCAAGGTGAACGTCAAGGGCTTCGAGTGGACCGACTTCCAGAAGCGCTGGGCGACCGGCAAGCTGGACGCGTACGCCGTCGGCTGGGTCGCCGACTACCCCGACCCGGACACCTTCGGCTCCCCGCTCGTCGGCACCGGCTCCACCATGAACACCGGCTACAGCAACAAGCTCGTGGACCAACTGATCCTCAGCAGCCAGCAGTACGCCGACCGCAGCCGCGTCGACGGCGACTTCCGCGACCTCCAGTCGGACGTGGCCGCGGACGTACCGCTGATCCCGCTGTGGCAGCGCAAGGAGTACGTCGTGAGCAGCGAGGACGTCGGCGGTATCTCCTACCTCACGGACGGCACCGGCGTGTTCCGGCTGTGGGCGCTGGACTGGATCTGA
- a CDS encoding ATP-binding protein, translating into MVRRNSFRLPRHPASVGLARRRVRDHLADWGHRSDDPALQDAVLLVSELATNVVRHGPLLEREFEVAVTALADGSCLIEVSDEGRAEPRLRVVRDLEEAGRGLHLVEGIAAAWGVWSRGPHGKTVWALVQADTD; encoded by the coding sequence GTGGTCAGACGCAACTCGTTCCGGCTGCCCCGGCACCCGGCTTCGGTGGGTCTAGCCCGGCGCCGGGTCCGGGACCATCTGGCCGACTGGGGGCACCGGAGCGACGATCCGGCGCTCCAGGACGCGGTGCTGCTCGTGTCCGAGCTGGCGACCAACGTCGTACGCCACGGGCCGCTCCTGGAGCGGGAGTTCGAGGTGGCGGTGACGGCCCTCGCGGACGGCTCCTGCCTCATAGAGGTGTCGGACGAGGGCCGGGCCGAGCCCCGGCTGCGGGTCGTGCGGGACCTGGAGGAGGCCGGCCGCGGACTCCACCTCGTGGAGGGCATCGCGGCCGCCTGGGGCGTCTGGAGCCGCGGCCCGCACGGCAAGACGGTGTGGGCCCTCGTCCAGGCCGACACCGACTGA